Below is a window of Neofelis nebulosa isolate mNeoNeb1 chromosome 8, mNeoNeb1.pri, whole genome shotgun sequence DNA.
AGAGAATAATGGACAATCTTAGCAATGTCAGTTCTTAGCCAAGGCAGATAAAATGTGGGGCTTTAATTTAATCAAACATTGCTACACTACAGAGCTATGGGCCACCCAGACCAATTTGCAAGCTTTCCTTTGTAGCCTAGCATTTCAGGGATCATGGGTGTGCAGATGGTGTGCACCAGAGCGCCTCTGCAGAGAAACAGGAGGTTACCCAGCATCTCCTCGCCAGTTGGCTCTAAATTACAGCATTTACAGCGTGTCAACTCTGCTCTGAATGCTTCCTATCTGTCCTAATTTCATTGTCACACAACCCTCTGGCCAtattcccaaggccacacagctgaggAGGGGTCAAGCAGGGTGTCTGTTTGAACCCAGTCAGACTGATGAATCCTGAAAACGAAGACGCGTGCTGCTTCATCCGTCTCTGTTGCCGCCCCAGCAGGAAGAGGACAGGGTCCTTGGTCTTCCTCACCCCAGATTCCTCCCTCATGCTCCTGCGCCTTCTGCCATCTGTCTTTGCAACCAGCACATGGGACCATCTCGCACATGAAACGTGCACAGTTTGGTGAACAGAGAAGAGAATGGATGCTTCTTGCAGCAACTGCCCAGCCAGGAGCCAagagggtttctttctggggcctgccatcttttctttttttaagcttacttttatatattttgagagagagagagagagagagagagagcaagcaggggagggggagagagagacagagagagagaatcccaagcaggctcctcactgtcagcacagagcccgacacggggctcaaacccatgaacatgagatcatgacctgagccgaagtcaagattggacacttaacctactgagccacccaggcgcccttggagCTTGCCATCTTTAATTCTCAAGTGGTTAATCCAGCATTTAGGTTTGGTTTATCCCCAGACCAGAGTAGGCAGTTGACCTGAGCCCATCAAGATCTTTCTCAGGATTTACAAATGGACATGAGCAATTCTGGTTGAGGGCAGACTCCTGCCTGGGGTCGGACATGCGGACTGAGCACTGGTCGGCCACTCTACAAAACTTCAGATTGGGGGCATTCTTCCAATGGATTCAGATGCACACCCCTCCTTCTGAATCAGTTCAGCTCACAGGAGTACTGCCAGCACCCACCCCTACTAATTTAATATACAGAGACACTGAGTGTGAAATAAAGACCATAACTGGCCTATGGCCCCAGGTCACCTTGTTCcaactttaaaaatcaagatttaggggcacctgggtggctcacttggttgagcacccaacttcagctcgggtcatgatctcatggttcgtgagttcgagccccacatcaggctcactgctgtcaacacaaagccacttcagatcctctgtcttcctctctctccgcccctcccctgcttgtgctctctctctctcaaaaaaaaaaaaaaaaggctttataaaaataaagataaaaatcaagatttaaaaaaccACAACTGATGTTAACATATAAGCAAGTCCACCTTGTTGGAGGGTGAAAGAGGGAGGATAGATTTGATGTGGGAGGGTTTGGACTGAGTTGGAGAGGGCAGGTAGGAAGAACTCCAGAAAGCATCTCTTCATGGATATGtatttatagttatagttatagttatttatttcatctttttttttctcaagagtgAAGGGCTCACTGGGTCTGTTGGGAATGGGGTTGGATCAGGAAGCAGCCGTCAGTTCGGGGAGGTCTGTGGTCTCCATTTCATAATACCCCTTTGCGCTAGAAAAGGTCTTCCCCTTCAAGATCTCTATGAGTTGCTGTAGCCGCTTGGCAAAAGAAAGCACTTGGGGAGGTTTAGTGATAGGTGGGGgtgcaggagggggtggggatggggatggaggcgggggtgggggtggaggcagggatggggatggggctgggggtttGGGCTGGGGTCGGGGTCGAGGTTGAGATGCAGGGGGATGCGCGGGAAGTGGTTGAACAGGGCGTTGGAAGTACCAAGGAGGGCGAGCAGAAGGGTGGGAAGAGGGGCGTCTGACTGGGGGTGCTGGAgtagtgggagggggaggggtgggcactTGAGCCATGTGCAAGACATTAGAACCGATCTTGGAGGCAATCCAGTTCAGATAGGGCCAGGTGGCCGTGTAGACTCCAGGGCGCTTAGCTCGGGCACAGCCTACCCCCCAGCTTGTAACTCCCACGACCACATAGGTATTTGCCACGTTGTCTCTGCACATGAGAGGACCGCCGCTGTCCCCCTGCCCAGAAGGACACAAGAGTCACTCTCTGCCTGAGCCACTTTTCCCCTGCCCAGAAGGGCCATAGGCTCTGGAAGGACAATCTCTGGATCACATGACTTCCTGCTGCCATGAACACAGTGGTTGTGGCAAACTTTGAGTTGGTACCAACATCTTCGGTTGGAATGTGAGAAGGGTATGGATTGTCGTGGGTTTCCTTCCAGTGAGGAGGGAGTAAGCGACCCATGCGTCCATGCATGTGGCTTCACGCATACATTGGCTTGTGTACACGTGGATTGGGAGGTTTTGATTTCTGGCGAAGAGAGGCAAGCATTCTCTTCAGGGGTGGCGGTTGGGTGGTTTGACCCCTGTGCCATGGCAGAATAAGCTCTCGGTGTGGCGACTGGTCCTCCGTAGGGGCAGCAGGTTAgtgtctctccccaccctcactgCTGGAAGATGGGGCCAGGGAAAGGGTCACTGGAGCAGGGCCCTATCGGTAGTGTAGCTAAACAAGAGGGACTCAAACAAGAGGTGTCGGCTGGAAGCGGGCACCTGAGGGGAGTTACCTGGCAGGTGTCAATCTTGCCTTCAGGGTACCCCGCGCACACGTTGGTGGACCGGATGCGCCCGTTGTACCACTGGGTGGAGTTACATAAGTCGAGATCGATGAGGTTCACGCGTGCCTCCTGCAGCGTAGGTGACGTCCTGTAGGCTGCAGCCAGGCGCCCGGCTCAGTGGTCAGCGAGCACAGACATGTGCTGGGAAAGCCCTGCCCCGTCCCCCCACAGAACCCCATCGCCCCCAAATGCTCTGATTAAACCCatgaaataaaaccattaaacCCGTGGGAGCGAATGCCCCTGGCCTCTCCTCATATAACCCTGAGGAGAAGAGCAGGCAGggtgtggggtggaggtgggcgtGTGCAGTCGGTAGATGCAGATGCGGCTCCAGGGCTGTGCGTGCTGAGGGCAGATTAACAGCCAGAGTGTGTCACCTCATTTACAGCCCACAGCAACCCCCTGCGTGGAGGGCTGTGACTCGCCTTTCCTCCACTTCGTCCTGGCAGGGAAGTGGTGAGGCCAGGATTCAGACCAAGGTTTTCCTCTACACTTAAGCCCAAGACACACGTCTCATCCCCCATAGCACAGCTCTGGGTCACACTCCCTGCTTTTCACCCGGGATGCCTCTGCTCAGCTGTGGACGGGAGGAGTCCCTCCCGCGTGCCTCCCTTCTGCTTTGAGGAGATTCTATAAAGGGAAGAGCTGTGGGGTCGTGTCCACACACAGACAGACCTGTCAGGGGCGCAGGTGGTTGGAATGACCTGAAGTCAAGTCAGAACTTCCTTTACAGCCCCAGATGCTCCATCATGACCTTCGGGCTAAGGAAGGTCCAGCCCAGGCGATGCCTCAATCAGCCAACCTCGCATCTGGCTTAGACAGAGCTCAAGAATAGGTGCAGCCATTCCCCCTTCACCAGTGGCCCCCGCAAACAGAAGGGCCCCCCTGCAGCATCACCCACAGCCCAGCCACCGCCTGGTGGGGGAGTCTGAAATTGCCTGCATACAGGTGGCGAGGTGGCAGTCAGACCTGGAACATGGCGATGCAGGCCAACGTGAAGGCAGAGCCACATGCAGCAAGggcgggtggaggggggggggagctaggcacacagtaggcacccGGAAAACAGCTGAATGTGCGTCTGTGTGGCTTTGAACATGTTTTGGGTCCCTTTAGCTCAGCTTTGTGTACCATCCAAGCAGCAGTGAGAGTGTTGTATGTGCCCCGTCCCTGAGACAGGGGTGACACTGAAATTGCCACAAGAAGCCTGCTCATTTAaggtgagcttttttttttttttacattttttacctaattttgagagagagagagagagagagagacagagcacaagtgggggagaggcagagagacagggaggcacagaatctgaagcaggctccaggctccgagctgtcagcacagagcccgacgtggggctcgaactcacaaaccgt
It encodes the following:
- the ACR gene encoding acrosin, which gives rise to MVEMLPTAILLVLAVSVVAKDNATCDGPCGLRFRQNPQGSVRIVGGQDAALGAWPWMVSLQVFTSHNNRRYHACGGTLLNSHWLLTAAHCFGSKKKVYDWRLIFGAREIVYGSDKPVKPPQQERYVEKIIIHEKYVPSLEYNDIALLKITPPVPCGQFIGSGCLPQFRAGPPRVSQACWVAGWGFLRENAYRTSPTLQEARVNLIDLDLCNSTQWYNGRIRSTNVCAGYPEGKIDTCQGDSGGPLMCRDNVANTYVVVGVTSWGVGCARAKRPGVYTATWPYLNWIASKIGSNVLHMAQVPTPPPPTTPAPPVRRPSSHPSARPPWYFQRPVQPLPAHPPASQPRPRPQPKPPAPSPSLPPPPPPPPSPSPPPPAPPPITKPPQVLSFAKRLQQLIEILKGKTFSSAKGYYEMETTDLPELTAAS